One Schlesneria paludicola DSM 18645 DNA segment encodes these proteins:
- a CDS encoding helix-turn-helix domain-containing protein: protein MPAVVILSPDELQALLKTAAIEALAKFSADQAELGNRIAFDEPTAAKLMDLESHQLRDERRRGRIGASTIVGRRIRYTREDLLAYLNRERSEARI, encoded by the coding sequence ATGCCAGCGGTAGTGATCCTCTCTCCAGACGAACTGCAGGCACTTCTGAAGACCGCAGCGATCGAGGCGCTCGCGAAGTTCAGCGCCGATCAAGCTGAACTAGGCAATCGCATCGCATTCGATGAGCCGACGGCAGCGAAACTGATGGACCTGGAATCACATCAACTGCGTGATGAACGCCGTCGTGGTCGGATCGGAGCCTCGACCATCGTCGGTCGGCGCATTCGTTATACGCGTGAAGACTTGCTTGCGTATCTCAATCGCGAGCGATCGGAGGCACGAATCTGA
- a CDS encoding YfjI family protein, with the protein MSTVEESSISASHRGAKSIGELGGHSQLSNPGLRTRNSRNSQNTSATSNSVDSVNSVYGSGDWCKPTPLDSGTVPPFPVESLPSSISPFIRDLAEFTQTPNDLGGGMFLAASAIALQGKYRVEIRRGWIEQLSIYIISILEPANRKSAVLARIASPLRRYEERNLQALAQPIRAAKSDHEIKTKLRARLVDDIAKSPSDRDMLLRELQALDEEIAACVIPSEPRVLADDITPECLATRMAQNGGRMGVLAAEGDLFDIMAGRYSKGSANIGIFLRSHSGDEYRVDRGNRPSELIKQPMLSLGFCVQEEVLRGLMGQKGFRGRGLLGRLLYQLPASTLGNRKIDPDEIDPCVEVEYDRVMRSLLEIQPQTTDSGDWIPATLTLSHDAYSEFKKYMIEIEHALGDFGDMATVTDWGGKLVGAVARIAGILHVVKHSERSSIPLEIDAEVMQSAISIGQYFRSHAARAFTVMGRDESFAMAEHILKVIKKNNWDMFTRRGLHQIVRRRVNDPDELDPALKRLVENGYLRQLDQIAQGPGRKPSESFSVNPIVHGMDS; encoded by the coding sequence ATGTCAACGGTAGAAGAGAGTTCAATCAGCGCGTCACATAGAGGCGCAAAAAGCATCGGCGAGTTGGGGGGCCATTCTCAACTGAGCAATCCCGGCTTGCGTACACGCAATTCACGCAATTCACAAAACACCTCGGCGACATCGAATTCTGTGGATTCGGTGAATTCTGTGTACGGGTCTGGAGATTGGTGTAAACCAACCCCTCTCGATTCCGGAACGGTTCCACCGTTTCCTGTGGAGTCGCTTCCGAGCAGCATTTCGCCGTTTATCAGGGATCTTGCTGAGTTCACTCAAACCCCGAACGATCTTGGCGGCGGGATGTTCCTGGCAGCGAGTGCGATTGCGTTGCAGGGCAAATATCGAGTTGAGATCCGGCGAGGGTGGATTGAACAGCTATCGATTTACATCATCAGCATTCTTGAACCAGCGAATCGCAAGTCTGCAGTTCTTGCGCGAATCGCATCGCCCCTGAGGCGGTATGAAGAAAGGAATTTGCAGGCGCTGGCTCAACCGATCCGAGCGGCGAAATCAGATCATGAAATCAAGACGAAGCTTCGTGCGAGGCTCGTGGATGACATTGCCAAGTCTCCATCGGATCGCGACATGCTCCTGCGAGAGCTTCAGGCACTCGACGAAGAAATTGCGGCCTGTGTCATTCCCTCCGAGCCGCGTGTGCTGGCAGATGACATCACCCCTGAATGCCTGGCTACCCGCATGGCTCAAAACGGTGGCCGAATGGGTGTCCTCGCAGCCGAGGGGGATCTGTTTGACATCATGGCAGGCCGGTACAGCAAGGGGTCTGCGAACATCGGAATTTTCCTCAGGTCTCATTCGGGAGATGAGTACCGCGTAGATCGAGGCAATCGACCATCTGAACTTATCAAGCAACCAATGCTGTCCCTCGGCTTCTGTGTTCAGGAAGAAGTCCTGAGGGGATTAATGGGGCAAAAAGGCTTTCGTGGCAGGGGGCTTCTGGGGCGACTGCTTTATCAGCTTCCAGCGTCGACTCTTGGAAATCGAAAGATTGATCCCGACGAGATCGATCCTTGCGTCGAAGTTGAATACGACAGAGTCATGCGATCGCTGTTAGAGATTCAACCCCAAACAACTGACAGCGGTGACTGGATTCCAGCGACCCTGACACTGTCCCATGACGCCTATTCTGAATTCAAGAAATACATGATCGAAATCGAGCACGCGCTCGGTGATTTCGGAGACATGGCAACCGTCACGGACTGGGGAGGAAAGCTCGTTGGAGCAGTCGCACGAATCGCTGGAATTTTGCATGTCGTGAAGCACTCTGAACGCTCCTCGATTCCGTTGGAAATCGATGCTGAAGTAATGCAGTCCGCGATTAGCATTGGCCAATACTTCCGCTCCCACGCCGCCCGAGCCTTCACCGTCATGGGCCGCGACGAATCCTTCGCAATGGCTGAGCACATTCTGAAGGTGATCAAGAAAAACAACTGGGATATGTTCACCAGGAGGGGCCTCCATCAGATTGTTCGCCGTCGTGTGAACGACCCCGACGAGCTCGACCCAGCCCTCAAACGACTCGTCGAAAATGGATACCTCAGACAACTGGACCAGATCGCGCAAGGACCAGGCAGAAAGCCTTCGGAGTCCTTCTCTGTGAACCCCATTGTCCACGGAATGGACTCTTAG
- a CDS encoding DUF7689 domain-containing protein produces the protein MSSESTKLRSLEAIFPNLATTQYSRTSNPTRLYNCIAWAAGVNDKWWWPGPKNFGFWPKGVRREETIDAFIEAFATLGYEICPTRDRFEPELEKVAIYTRAGIPTHAARQLQDGMWTSKCGDGIDISHTLEGLASPYYGRATVYLSRRRVESC, from the coding sequence GTGTCTTCGGAGTCAACGAAATTGCGGAGCCTCGAAGCGATATTTCCAAATCTTGCCACGACGCAATATTCCAGAACGAGCAATCCAACACGTCTATATAACTGCATCGCATGGGCTGCTGGAGTAAATGACAAGTGGTGGTGGCCTGGGCCCAAAAACTTCGGATTTTGGCCCAAGGGAGTCCGTCGGGAGGAGACAATCGACGCATTTATTGAGGCGTTCGCAACACTCGGATATGAGATTTGTCCAACTCGCGATCGATTCGAGCCAGAATTGGAAAAAGTAGCGATTTACACACGAGCTGGAATTCCGACGCATGCCGCCCGCCAACTGCAAGATGGGATGTGGACCAGCAAGTGTGGCGATGGGATTGATATAAGTCATACACTGGAAGGCTTGGCAAGTCCTTATTACGGAAGAGCAACGGTGTATTTGTCTCGGCGTAGGGTCGAATCGTGTTGA